A window of Symphalangus syndactylus isolate Jambi chromosome X, NHGRI_mSymSyn1-v2.1_pri, whole genome shotgun sequence genomic DNA:
CACATGAACtttaggggacacattcaaaccatagcagaccGTAACTTTTAAATTCACTAATGTGAATTTGTAGTGGTCAACATCCATGCCCACTTCTGATCAAGTCATAAGTGGTTTGATTTATTTTATGGTCATTTGATTCATTTATGGTCATTTTAATCTTGATTTGGCAAATCCACTGGTGCTGAGCATAGATCTTCTACATCAAGTTATTGTGTTTCTTGGTGAAACGCCAAACAAACGAAATGAGTAAATAACAATTGGTAGTTTTGATACAGATATAAACTTCTATTGTGACCTGCCACTTTTTGATCTTGGAAAGTATGTTGTTGAAGGTAAGACACATTCCATGGAGATTGTTCAGGCACAACCCGATGTTTGACCTCATGTCCTCAGTAATTAGCTTGAATGTATGAAATGTAGCTGCATGATTCTACAGGTCAGCAGAGCTGACCTCAAAAACACAAGCTTTGGGGTCATCAGATAACATTTTGGTTTCTCAGAAGCATCAGGTGCAGTGTCTAGTGCTGAGTATGGCTGGTGCTTTCACACCATACCCACCTTTCTTAAGAAATGGAATAACTGCTTATTCGTGCCTTCCTTTTCCATCTCCCTTTTATAGAGGCCAGGCCATTGTCATGGCCAGGCAGAGACTAAGGTTTTGTGCTTGAAATAGCTTCATGATCTTTTCTATCTTTTGGTAGTCACCATCAACAGGAAATTGCTAGCCTAAGTAGGTTGCAACAAATGGTCAAAGAGTATTTTTTAGAGGGTTAAAACTCGTTTCTCGACAAATATTCAAAATTTGGATAATTTGTAGTGTTTgaattttgtgcttcaaaggggggattcttttttaaatctagcatctctttattttctttcaatcaaATATGAAATTTCTTATAACAaatgcaggccaggtgcggtggctcatgcctgtaatcccagcactttgggaagctgaagtgggaggatttcttgagcccaggagtttgagaccaacctgggcaacatgacaaaaccccgtctctaccaaaaatacaaaaattagccaggcatggtggcatgtgcctgtgatcccagctactcaggaggctgaagtgggaggattgcttgagcctgggaggttgaggctgcagtgagccatgatcacctcactgcactccagcctgggtaacagagtaagaccctgtttccaaaataaataaataaataaataaatgctcacaAATTGAATGCAACAGAAAATTGTCATTTTGTGTATCTTAAAATAATGATGAAGCTTTTCCCCTAAGTAAATGCAGACATTGCTCTACTTACCCTAATAAGTCTTCTTTAGTATTCAAATTGCAACACCAAGTAAACATCACCCAGGGAACCATACTTGACTTCACATCTCCTAAGTTGAAGTTTTGCTTCGAATCCATAAACTCTGTCAGTACTCTCCACTCTATTCTTTAGtgtctttaacatttttatgtaactttatttgtgtgcaaaaaaagCCATTTGTTGAAGCCAGTAAACATAAAATCtgtgcctgagctcaggagttcgaaaccagcctgggcaacacggtgaaaccccgtctctactaaaaatacaaaaaaaaattagctgggcatggcagtgtgcgcctgtagtcccagctactcgggaggcagaggcaggagaatcggttgaacccgggaggcggaggttgcagtgagccgagattgcactactgcactccagcctgggcaacagagtgagactcaaaaaaaaaaatgtgaaaaatgagaaGCATTCACAAAGAAATGTTGCAATGTTTCTTTTAcctcataattattattattattattattaccaaatCTCTACACACTTAGGTTTAAAACAACACGGAAGGGTGTACTGATCCCAATTCCTTACAGAAAGCTGAAAGGCAGGTGGGAAATGTTTTGGATTTAATTACATTCATCTGGCATAATTTACTGTGGAAATGAGACCTACAGACAAACTTACAGGTGAGGGCTCCTCAGTAAATGAATCTCAGAGTTTTCCGAACAAACTGCTGTTGTAAACAGCAGCATCTGTCCACAGACTTATGCGGTTCCCAtagtatttcaaaatattcatGTATCACTTTGAATATTTCAACCTTAGTTTATGTTGGTGCTTCTTGTACTTCTCTTCAAGTTTCTAACTAGTAATGTAAACTATGCAATGTCAACACCCATAGATGCATGGGTAGAAAATGAAAACCTTTCTGACTGAACATCTAAGTTAGTGTCATCTCAATGCCCTTTGACCTGTCACCAGTGTATCTCCTAACAGCAATAATTGAACATGGCCCCTTTCCTATTCCCTTTACCTCATTGGTCTTAAAAATAGTGTAGACAATTTCCCTGCACACCGCTAACCTGTGAGATTCTACTGGGAGGGGCATCTTAGCTTTACTTGTTAATCATGCAACCCTGTCACTAGCTGGTTGAGCTCCAGCTAAAAATATTCTAACCCATCTCATAAAAGATCCCAGTTTCTCAATTTGCACTGccagatgctttaaaaattccaaatcttTCTATTGAAGGGGTCAGCAGACCTCTGTGAGTTCTGAAAACTgatttttctctgcattcttaAGAAAGAAacactctggccgggcgcggtggctcatgcctgtagtcccagcactttgggaggtcgaggcaggcggatcatgaggtcaggagatcaagaccatcctgactaacacggtgaaaccccgtctctactaaaatacaaaaaattagccgggcatggtggcaggtgcctgtagtcccagctactcgggaggctgaggcgggagaatggcatgaacctgagaggcagagcttgcagtgagccgagatcacaccactgcactccagcctgggtgacagagtgagactccatctcaaaaaaaaaaaagaaagcagcactCTGAAACAAAGTCATAAAGTAACTCAATTAAGCTGTTGTTgggctttattcatttattaacaaatattttaatgtaaaaacaaaagataGTAAGTATGAAATCCCACCAAGAATCAGATTTGGTTAATTTTTAGTATCAAATACCAATCACAagtaaatcaatcaataaaccaagaaatgataaaaatgatattgttgtaatatttttaaaagagtccTGACCTTTTAGGAGTAGATACTGAAATACTTAAGGATGAAATGATATAATATGCTTCAGAATACTGGGAGTGAGGGAAGTGGGTAGGGTTATAGGCAGAATGAGACTAGCTATGAGTTGGTCATTGGTGAGTCTGGGCCATGGATCCACTGAGGTTCATTACAGtattctctttactttttaatgtttgaaatgttctataataaaatgttttttataaagaagtaacaatcagaaaaataaaataatactattcTCTTTAGAAACACCTAATACTATATAATAGTCCACATAGCAACAATCATACAACGcttctattttttctctgtttcttggtGATGAGACAGCCCTCCTATTTttgtagaagaaaaaaacttgaggaaaaataagaagaaaatcaaattaaaagaaaaacaggcggggtgcaatggttcatgcctgtaatcccaagactttgggaggctgaggcaggaggacttcttgagcccaagaatttgagactagcctgggcaacacagtgagactgcatctctacaaaaaaaaaaaaacttaaaaaattagccggccatggtggcacatccctgtagtcccagctactctggaggctgaggtaggaggattgcttgagcctaggaggttgaggttcatgccactgcactccagcctgggtgacagagcgagaccctgtataaataaataaataaataaataaataaataaataaataaatattttcaaaaatgaaggctaggcgtgatggctcaggcttgtaatcccagcatcttgggggcctgaggcagaaggattgttcgagcccaggagtttgaggctgcagtgagctatgattacaccactgcactccagcctgggtgactgagtgagaccttgtctctttttttttttttttttttttgagacagagtctcactctgtcacccaagctggagtgcagtggcatgatctcagctcactcactgcaatctccacctcccgggttcaagcgattctcctgcctcggcctctggagtagctgggattacaggcatgcaccactatgcccagctaatttttgtatttttactagagacagggtttcaccatgttagccgggctggtctccaactcctggcctcaagtgatcctcccgcctcagcctcccagagtgttaggattacaggcgtgagccaccgcgcccagccgaccttgtctcttaaaaaaaaataaaacagaaaagaaaacaaaaacaaacattgtcCACATAGGTATAGGCCAAACCCCAAAACCTCACTGATGATAAACAACTAGCAAAGTAATAATCACTTCAACGGGAAGTGATGAAAACAGTTACCACCTCTCTTTGCACATGATTGCTCTGGAACCATTCTTGCTCTAGCCCTCTGCTGTGGCAGGAGCCTACCAGCTGGGCAGCTCTGCTCGTTTGTCCACTTACAAGTGCATGAGTTAGCTGGTCTCTGCACATGAGCAGGTTTGGCTCCAGGGGTATACCTCTTGCAGGATGTGTATGTCAGTTAAGTGTATCTGTGTGTGAGCAAGTTTATATGTGTACACGTTTGCCCATGTGTACTTGTCTTTGTGTGTCTGTACACGTACGATATGCaatttttatctttgtgtttGTTTGCGTATTGCTAAAGTGTATgagtgtgcctctgtgtgtgtgtgttggagctGTTATAAGTCTGTTCGTGGATGGGAGTGTATATGtgaatgggtgtgtgtgtgtacatataccagGATATACATACTTGTGTTGGTGAGCACACCTAATCTATGTGAGAGTTTGAATCTGTCTCTTTGTGTTagagcatgtgtgtgtatatgtgagcaGTTTTTTACTTGCCTGCTCTTTTCTCAGTGCATATATATCTATAGGTCTCTGAGGGGGATTCTGTGTACTatacctgtgtgtgtatgtgtgtgtgtatacacacacggtAGGGTTCAAGTGCATGTCAGCCTGCTGGCATATGTAAGTAACTTTGAATCTGAGTGTTAATATCGTGACAGTGTTTATATATGTGACAATATTAATATACAACTTTGTGTATATCTGTGTTGTGTCTGAATATGTGGGAGGATTTGGATAATCAGCTATATTGGGTCAATGagtatatatatgtctgtgtgaaTGAAAGTATATGTGGGTAAGTTTGCTTGTGTGTACCTATCTGTCAGTGTTTGAGATCTCATTCATCCGTGTGTGTGTTAGGGGAGTTACAAAGGTGGTTTTGTGGACCattgcatgtgcgtgtgtgtgaatgagtgtgtatctgagtgtgtctgtgtatgtgaacAACTCTCAGCCCTCTCATACCCAGTGCCCTCTTCTACGTAACAGATATTTTGTAACACCCTTTTACTGTCTGGAAATGAAGTTCTTAGGTAATATAATCTCTctgcatatgtaatttttttttaagatggagtttcactcttgttacccaggctggagtgcaatggcactatctcggctcactgcaacctccgcctcctgggttcaagtgattctcctgcctcagcctccccagtagctgggattacaggtgcgtgccaccacgcccagctaattttgtatttttagtagagatggagtttcaccctgttggccaggctgatctcgaactcctgacctcaggcgatccacccgcctcagtctcccaaagtgctgggattactggcatgagccaccacgcctggccctctgcacatgtaatttaaaaagaaaatctatatttTATACAATATCCATTTTGTATTAACTAtaatacaaataagaaataaaaggaaaatgatttaTAAGAAAACGATTTCTACTTCAATATGTAAATACTTGGGCATGACACTCCCCAGGAGATTCAAGGAAGTAATTAGAGGCtcccaatgtcttttttttttttttttttgatggagtttcactcttgttgcccaggctggagtgcaatggcacaatctcagctcaccacgacctccacctcccgggttcaagtgattctcctgcctcagcctccccagtagctgggattacaggcatgcaccaccacgccctgttaattttgtatttttttatttttagtagagacggggtttctccatgttggtcaggctggtctcgaactccctgcctcaggtgatccgcccgccaccgtgcctggcccccaatGTCTTATACTGGGTAACTATGGATTTAAGAGAAGGGGAaacattggctgggcgcggtggctcacgcttgtaatcccagcactttgggaggccgaggcgggcggatcacgaggtcaggagatcaagaccacggtgaaaccccgtctctactaaaaatacaaaaaaaattagccgggagtggtggcgggcgcctgtagtcccagctactcggagaggctgaggcaggagaatggcgggaacccaggaggcggagcttgcagtaagccgagatcgcgccactgcactccagcctgggagacagagccagactccatctcaaaaaaaaaaaaaaagagagagaaggggaaacatCAGAGGCAGGACGTGCAGGAAAATGACAGGCACAGGCCTTGGAGGTGAGATTTTCTAAAATAGTCAACAACTCTAAAAAAAGCTCATCCCAAACCAAAGTGCAGCCTCCTCTTTGCTTACATGACAGCCACGTTCCTGGATAATTCGGGGTATgttaaaatcaagagaaaaaaatggtgtTTATCTGTGAAATAGATTCTAGGTTCACTTACTTAAAAGTCCAAAGTCCTAGAGAATGCGGGACATGTTGGCTGCGTGGGACTGTCCCCCATATTACTGGATGGCCAACATCCTCCCCGACTCCTAAATGTCAGAAGGACACCCTACACCCCAGCACTGTGGCCATCAAAAATGCTCCTACACAAATTTCCAAAATGTCCCCTAGAGGGCAGTAACGCCTTTGTTGAGGACGAAGCGCTGGCGCTCGGAGAGGGTACACTGTGTACCTGTGTGAACGCGGCAGAGTACAAGATGTGCCTCTGCCtccgtgtgcgtgtgtgcgtatgtgtgtgagTTCGTGTgcgtatgtgtgagtgtgtgtgtgtgtatgtgtgttgcatGCGTGTGCACGCGTTCCTCATGCAAGAGCGGGTTGCTGTCTGAGGGTGTCCACAGCAGTAGACCGTTTATGGGGGGAGGGGGTGTGCACGTGTCTGGGCTCGAGCAGGTGTGCGTGTGTTCTGTGTTTGCACGCGTCTTGAGCCTCAGCTGGGTCTGGGCTGCGGCTGCGAGTCTGCGGAGGAAAACCCTCTCCTCACTTGTTTGTAAAATGTCCCGAGCTTTcccagggttttgtttgtttgctgctATTGTTTGGGGGGGGATGTGGGGGGTTTTGTTTTATCTTTAGCTTTTGTTTTCACTGAGATTCAGGGCTACGCATTATCCACCTTCTCGGTCTTAGCGTGGCTCTCCGTGTCTCCCTCTCTATctccatctttatttctgtctctctctctatctctctccagCTCTCCTCTCTTATCTCTGCCCCACCCCACTccgtctctctttttctttctttcctggcgttagccctctccctctccctgctctccttttctctctcttgctgtctctctctctcttgctctctctctatttctctcccTTCTGTCTGGCATGCtggtttctgtgtgtgtctctgtctcttttttctcaCTCTCATTTTTACCCTTCTtcccctttctgtctctctcttcctctctgtatGTAAGGATCTCTCCCCTTTCTCTGTTtccctgtctctttctccctcctatGTCTCCGTctgtctctgtcacacacacctctctctccttctctctctctgtgtctctctggcCTCTCTCTTATATtcagtctctgtctgtctctatccctttccctctgcctccccttaaggtaaaggagaaagaaagaaagaaagagaaacagagagagagagagagagggagattgtgtgtgtgtttacattcaCCCAGCTGCGGGCTGTTCCACAGTCTGAGGGGGCTGTCAGGCCTTGAAGGGCTGAAAGGGAGCCCACCAACCCCATTTCTGCTCAGCCCCTGCCCTAGCACTTTCTAAGTGTTAGTTTGGCCTCCTGTCATGGGCTCTGAGATTTCACGGTGCCATCAAAAAGCCTGgctcgggcgcagtggctcatgcctgtaatcccaacaatttgggaggccaaggcgggcgaatcatttgaggttacaagttggagaccagcctggccaacatgacaaaaccctgtctctactgaaaatacaaaaattagccaggcatggtggcgcgtatGCTTGTAattccggctactcgggaggctaaggcacgagaatcacttgaatccgggaggcggaggttgcagtgaactgagattgtgccacttcactccagcctgggcaacagagcgagactctgtctaaaaaaaaaaaaaaaaaaaaaaggccgggcccCAGGTGGCTGTGGCAGGCCAGGCTGGATTGAACTGGAAAACCATGCAGAGGGGAGACTTTTCCTGGGAGGGAAGGAGTAGGAAGACATCCACTCAAGTTCCACCCACTaatcccagcccagccccagcaaTCATCCTGAGTTTCCCCAGTTTCTGCCCAATTGCCTCACTGCCTTCCCTCTGGGACCTGTGCTGTTACCTGGTCACATCCCCACACTCCCGGAGCTCTCCTCTTTCCTGCAGCTTTGCTGCGCTGCTCTCACCGCCAGATGTACCCCCAGGCTGCTGCTGTAGCTAATCCTGCCTGGATGTCTCCAGGGCGCCCTCTCTGACCCACAGACCCAGCCCATTTAATCCCTCAATCAACTCATTTGATATATTGTCACTGAGAGCCTACCATGATGGGCTATGTAGTGTTCTTTCAGAGGAGAGTCAGTGAGTCTTTAACTCCTGCCTTCGTGGAGCTTTCATTCTGATAGGACAAGGCAGGcaataaactaaaatttaaaagtaaattatatatatatataaaattttacatatatatataaaattttacatatatatataaaaatatatagtgtGTTAGAAGAGAGAAATTCTAGGAAGCAAAATAGGGAGAGTGGCATGGAGGGGGCATTATCTGTCACCTGGATTGCTTCAGGGGCCTCTGAGTAGTCTCCCTACTTTTATCAGCACCCCACATGACCCCTGCTCTTCACAACGGCAAGTGGGATTCTGTTCTATCCTAGATCATACCACATCTGGCCTCTGCTCAGAATCCTCCCGTGACTCCCATCTCATTCAGAGGAAAAAGTTCTCGCCACGGCCTCCCTGATCTGACCTCACCACCTTTCTGACCTCGCCTGCCACCACATTCCCCTGACTCACTATGTTCCACCCACAGTGGCTTCCTTGCTCTTCCTCAAATATGCCATGTAGagtcccacctcagggcctttgctctGGCCGTTCCCCCTGCCTGGACTTCTCTTCCCCGAGATATCCGCATGACTCACTCTTTCACCTCCCTTAGGTCTGTGCTCAGATGACACCTCCTCCGTGAAGCCTCCCCTGTCCACCTCATCTAAAACTGCAGCATCTTCCCCACCCCTAGCACTTCctatcttccttccctcctttatgTTTATTCTTAGGAACTTGTCATCATCTGACATATATACTTCACCCATGTCTCTTCTTTGTTATCTAGAATGTCAGTTCCACAAGGGCCGGGATCTTTATCTGTGTAGTTCACAGCTGTATCCCCAatacctagaacaatgcctggcacacagatccttgataaatattttttcagtgtaTGAATGAATATGCACAAGCATACCTACATGTTTATATTCACACATACTCGCCTCCTCacctaaaataaaaaccaaagtccTCATCGTGGCCCACAACCCTACCCAATCTGGCCCCAAGGCACCTCTGtgacttcaccttccaccactgTCTCCCTTGCTCTTACCGTTCCTGCCTCGCTCATCTTCCTGCTGTTCCTCTAGCATACTAAACACATTCCTCATCATGAATAAAGAAATCTATTAAGTGAGTGGTACCAGCATTTTAAGAACAcatgaaagagaataaaaatgactGGGGTACATTGCATACAGGTTCAGTACTGTTTTGTGAAACTTTTGgttgagctgtgtgtgtgtgcatgcatgcatgtgtagcGGGTTGtgatgtaaaatgtatttttttactaTGGGTGGCAGTAAAAAAAAGTCTGAACACAACCTTAGAGCTTTGCAAAGGGGGAGAAGAGCTGCATCAACATCCCTGCCCCACAGATCCACCAATGGAGGAAACAGGTAACCAAAGACATCCAAAGAAATGCAGCATCCTCACCTGACAAGGAGCAGGTAGGAACAGGAGTGGCCCAGGGGCAGGGCCTGGCACCAGCCAGGGCATAACTGGGGAGGGCTCGTAGACACACTAACCCTGccctttctgtttcttcctcatctttcctttccctctgttTCTCACGGTCTcccgtctgtctctctctcccctctctttctctctcctcactcTTTCTCATCCCCTCCATTTCTGTGTCAATCTCAATCCATTTATATCGGTGGCCacttttctatctctttgttctatctctctctctctctttcccacttTGTCTCTGTGCGCCTGTTgtgtttttctccctctctgtctctctcttgccctcatctctctgtctctctgtgtctgtgtctcccccGCTCATTCCCATTTGCAGGTGCAATGTAGCAGGACAACTCATGGAGCCCCCCCGGGCCCATCGAGTACCGGACTGGCTGACCCCCTAGGGTTGGCAGTAGCCCCTGACCCTCAGTATGGCCAACACCACCGGAGAGCCTGAGGAGGTGAGCGGCGCTCTGTCCCCACCGTCCGCATCGGCTTATGTGAAGCTGGTACTGCTGGGACTGATTATGTGCGTGAGCCTGGCGGGTAATGCCATCTTGTCCCTGCTGGTGCTCAAGGAGCGTGCCCTGCACAAGGCTCCTTACTACTTCCTGCTGGACTTGTGCCTGGCCGATGGCATACGCTCTGCCGTCTGCTTCCCCTTTGTGCTGGCTTCTGTGCGCCATGGCTCTTCATGGACCTTCAGTGCACTCAGCTGCAAGATTGTGGCCTTTATGGCCGTGCTCTTTTGCTTCCATGCGGCCTTCATGCTGTTCTGCATCAGCGTCACCCGCTACATGGCCATCGCCCACCACCGCTTCTACGCCAAGCGCATGACACTCTGGACATGCGCAGCTGTCATCTGCATGGCCTGGACCCTGTCTGTGGCCATGGCCTTCCCACCTGTCTTTGACGTGGGCACCTACAAGTTTATTCGGGAGGAGGACCAGTGCATCTTTGAGCATCGCTACTTCAAGGCCAATGACACACTGGGCTTCATGCTTATGTTGGCTGTGCTCATGGCAGCTACACATGCTGTCTATGGCAAGCTGCTCCTCTTCGAGTATCGTCACCGCAAGATGAAGCCAGTGCAGATGGTGCCAGCCATCAGCCAGAACTGGACATTCCATGGTCCCGGGGCCACCGGCCAGGCTGCTGCCAACTGGATCGCCGGCTTTGGCCGTGGGCCCATGCCACCAACCCTGCTGGGTATCCGGCAGAATGGGCATGCAGCCAGCCGGCGGCTACTGGGCATGGACGAGGTCAAGGGTGAAAAGCAGCTGGGCCGCATGTTCTACGCGATCACACTGCTCTTTCTGCTCCTCTGGTCACCCTACATCGTGGCCTGCTACTGGCGAGTGTTTGTGAAAGCCTGTGCTGTGCCCCACCGCTACCTGGCCACTGCTGTTTGGATGAGCTTCGCCCAGGCTGCCGTCAATCCGATTGTCTGCTTCCTGCTCAACAAGGACCTCAAGAAGTGCCTGAGGACTCACGCCCCCTGCTGGGGCACAGGAGGTGCCCCAGCTCCCAGAGAACCCTACTGTGTCATGTGAAGCAGGCTGGTAGgcagacaggcagagagaaggTCATGGCCACTGTGATGGGGCCAACAGCAAGGGAGGGGTAGGGGCCCATACAGGAGTCCTCCTTTCTgagctccagccccagcccctcgaACCACCTGTAATCTAGGCACCTTTGCCAACACCTCCCAAGGATGGAGGACTAGGCGAGGGACTGGGAAAGAGGCATATTTAGTTTTGTGGGGCCTGTCT
This region includes:
- the GPR173 gene encoding probable G-protein coupled receptor 173, with protein sequence MANTTGEPEEVSGALSPPSASAYVKLVLLGLIMCVSLAGNAILSLLVLKERALHKAPYYFLLDLCLADGIRSAVCFPFVLASVRHGSSWTFSALSCKIVAFMAVLFCFHAAFMLFCISVTRYMAIAHHRFYAKRMTLWTCAAVICMAWTLSVAMAFPPVFDVGTYKFIREEDQCIFEHRYFKANDTLGFMLMLAVLMAATHAVYGKLLLFEYRHRKMKPVQMVPAISQNWTFHGPGATGQAAANWIAGFGRGPMPPTLLGIRQNGHAASRRLLGMDEVKGEKQLGRMFYAITLLFLLLWSPYIVACYWRVFVKACAVPHRYLATAVWMSFAQAAVNPIVCFLLNKDLKKCLRTHAPCWGTGGAPAPREPYCVM